From a region of the Selenihalanaerobacter shriftii genome:
- a CDS encoding FliA/WhiG family RNA polymerase sigma factor produces MKFKENDNQDAKEELILKYIPLVKYVVNRITVNLPDKFEFDDLKNYGIVGLIDAIERFDHRRQVKFSTYAISRIQGSIIDQLRKLDWVPTSVRHKAKRVAQVNSKLSQELGRLPTDQELREELNLNSEEYNQLLTEVNIPQQTSLNSFIKGSQTEGITLLEMISDGEAVNPERSFRYEEIKRILGETIEKLKDKERLVITLYYYEGLNLTEISKVLELTTARVSQLHTKAIYRLRGYLSRKKELLVD; encoded by the coding sequence ATTAAATTTAAAGAGAATGATAACCAGGATGCTAAAGAAGAGTTAATCCTTAAATATATACCATTGGTTAAATATGTAGTTAACAGGATAACAGTTAACCTTCCTGATAAGTTTGAATTTGATGATCTTAAAAATTATGGGATAGTAGGCTTAATTGATGCTATTGAACGATTTGATCATCGGCGACAGGTTAAATTTTCTACTTATGCTATTTCTAGAATTCAAGGTAGTATTATAGACCAGTTAAGAAAATTAGATTGGGTGCCAACTTCAGTACGGCATAAAGCTAAAAGAGTAGCACAGGTTAATTCAAAATTATCTCAAGAGTTAGGTAGATTACCGACGGATCAAGAGTTAAGAGAAGAATTAAATTTGAATAGTGAAGAATATAATCAATTATTAACAGAGGTTAATATTCCTCAACAGACTTCATTAAATAGCTTTATTAAGGGGAGTCAGACAGAAGGGATTACATTACTAGAAATGATTTCCGACGGAGAAGCAGTTAATCCAGAAAGAAGTTTTAGATACGAAGAAATAAAGAGGATTTTAGGAGAAACTATTGAAAAGTTAAAAGATAAAGAACGATTAGTAATTACTTTATATTACTATGAAGGTTTAAATTTAACAGAGATTAGCAAAGTGCTAGAACTTACTACTGCTAGAGTTTCACAATTACACACTAAAGCTATTTATAGATTAAGAGGTTATCTTAGTAGAAAGAAGGAATTATTGGTTGACTAA
- a CDS encoding DUF6115 domain-containing protein yields MEILIFVVGIIFILVSLFLTYHQDKEVDDEIITDYIQLNRKLKKREENLSKLLKEMNYNFYNILDELDDKQTKLEQLLNNEGSFKDNNTMAFINTLNSEMTQESEMKEPQEQNKVDENTLQNQKELNLSSLNSTLDKEEQVAKLYNSGLNFTEIAQELNLGQREVELIWKLNNRGEM; encoded by the coding sequence TTGGAGATCTTAATCTTCGTAGTTGGAATAATTTTTATTCTGGTTTCATTGTTTTTAACATATCATCAAGATAAAGAAGTTGATGATGAGATTATAACAGATTATATTCAGCTTAATAGAAAATTAAAGAAACGTGAAGAGAACTTAAGTAAATTATTAAAAGAAATGAATTATAATTTTTATAATATTCTTGATGAACTAGATGATAAACAGACAAAGTTAGAGCAATTGCTTAATAATGAAGGTTCATTTAAAGATAATAATACTATGGCATTTATCAATACTTTAAATTCTGAAATGACCCAAGAGTCAGAAATGAAAGAGCCACAAGAACAAAATAAAGTAGATGAGAATACCTTACAGAACCAAAAAGAACTTAATTTATCTAGTTTAAATTCAACTCTTGATAAAGAGGAACAGGTAGCTAAATTATATAATTCAGGCCTTAATTTTACTGAAATTGCTCAGGAACTGAATTTAGGACAAAGAGAAGTAGAATTAATTTGGAAGTTAAATAATCGAGGTGAGATGTAA
- a CDS encoding chemotaxis protein CheD — protein MKKIRVKMADLNIGEVDDVLITSGLGSCVGIALYDSRTKIGGLAHIMLPEVPTNRKSKNPAKYADTSIELLLKKLRQKGANFRRLVAKIAGGAHMFKFDNSNPQMQIGARNIEAVKKILKEKNIRLLAEDVGKNYGRTMEFYLENGEVLIKTVKGEDRVL, from the coding sequence ATGAAGAAGATTAGAGTAAAAATGGCAGACTTAAATATTGGAGAAGTTGATGACGTTTTAATAACTTCTGGATTAGGATCATGTGTAGGTATTGCTCTTTATGATTCTAGAACTAAAATAGGAGGATTAGCTCATATTATGTTACCAGAAGTACCTACTAACCGTAAAAGTAAGAATCCGGCTAAATATGCTGACACTTCTATAGAATTACTGTTGAAGAAATTGAGGCAAAAGGGTGCGAATTTTAGAAGGCTAGTAGCTAAGATTGCTGGAGGAGCACATATGTTCAAATTTGATAATTCTAATCCTCAAATGCAGATTGGAGCTCGTAATATTGAAGCGGTAAAGAAGATTTTAAAAGAGAAGAATATTAGACTGTTAGCAGAAGATGTAGGTAAAAATTATGGACGGACTATGGAATTTTATTTAGAAAATGGTGAAGTATTAATTAAGACAGTTAAAGGTGAAGATCGGGTTTTATAA
- the rpsB gene encoding 30S ribosomal protein S2, with protein MAVVTMKQMLESGVHFGHQTKRWNPKMKSYLFTERNGIYIIDLQQTVKLAEVAYNFVRDLASDGKEILFVGTKKQAKDTIKREAERCGMPYVNERWLGGMLTNYQTIRKRIERLNELEQMEEDGLFEVLPKKEVMELEKERNKLVRFLGGIRNMNGLPDAIYIVDPRKEEIAVAEANKLGIPIVGIVDSNCDPDLIDYIIPGNDDAIRAVKLLTGVTADAVLEGNQGEQAKEAETTDSEE; from the coding sequence ATGGCTGTAGTGACAATGAAGCAAATGTTAGAATCAGGAGTCCACTTCGGTCATCAGACTAAGCGTTGGAATCCAAAAATGAAGTCTTACTTATTTACTGAAAGAAATGGAATTTACATTATTGATTTACAACAAACTGTTAAGTTAGCTGAGGTTGCTTATAACTTTGTGCGTGATCTTGCTAGTGACGGTAAAGAAATTCTATTTGTAGGTACTAAGAAACAGGCTAAGGATACAATTAAACGTGAAGCTGAGAGATGTGGGATGCCTTATGTAAATGAGAGATGGTTAGGTGGAATGTTGACTAACTATCAAACAATTCGTAAGCGAATTGAGCGATTAAATGAACTAGAGCAGATGGAAGAAGATGGACTATTTGAGGTTTTACCTAAGAAGGAAGTTATGGAATTAGAAAAAGAGCGTAATAAGCTTGTTAGATTTTTAGGTGGAATTAGAAATATGAATGGTCTTCCAGATGCCATTTACATTGTTGACCCTCGTAAAGAGGAAATTGCTGTAGCTGAAGCTAATAAGTTAGGTATTCCTATTGTAGGGATTGTAGATTCAAATTGTGATCCTGACTTAATAGACTATATAATTCCAGGTAATGATGATGCTATTAGAGCAGTTAAACTATTAACTGGAGTCACGGCTGATGCTGTATTAGAAGGCAACCAAGGTGAACAAGCTAAAGAAGCTGAAACAACAGATTCTGAAGAATAA
- a CDS encoding FapA family protein, giving the protein MTTEVTVEAKNEVEAKDKALKKLELKVDKKINKTDLELELIEEKSGFLGIGKKKVFRINLNEKEDEVEESIDDLGKEKEDEGSIENSEKETEDEVEAEDGDVELIIDEEGVYIQLTPPEGNGEAVSLIEVEEILGAKEIEDVNYDKISEALTEDIYEPVKVAPRKEELDRNAEIRVDVSADGMKAYLSTSLPLGGKEATLTRIEDTLEEVGVTYGIKNEKLKELVNDEEIIDEAIERVLVAEGVEPLLGKDAEVNFKFNIKSEEKKVQKLEDGSVDYRNLNRINNVKPGDILATKKPTKPGTPGTTVTGKDVKPKPPKDKKIPSGKNTILSSDELNLQAEIEGQVSYNGDKIEVMPVHTVNGDVDLSTGNIKFVGTVVVEGDVRDGMEIKAKNDINVKGSVHGAKLEAQGEILIKNGFIGKDKGEIKADGNVQVRFIENGKLTTENDLIVTEAIMHSDIDAARIIRIENKGLIVGGIVRAGREIDAKVVGSNLATKTKIFVGITPALRDQYNNLMKKLEDYQKELDEALKTIKYLKKRQKEDDGELSEKERNLLSQKTRTRFKVAKNIEELKKEKISLETRLEEGKNGKIKVQDKLYSGVEITIGTEVKKVTKQLSNLQFYVADGEIKKGSYS; this is encoded by the coding sequence GTGACAACGGAAGTTACAGTAGAAGCTAAAAATGAAGTTGAAGCTAAGGATAAGGCATTAAAAAAATTGGAACTAAAAGTTGATAAAAAGATTAATAAAACAGATTTAGAATTAGAGCTAATTGAAGAGAAGAGTGGGTTTTTAGGTATTGGCAAGAAGAAAGTTTTTAGAATTAATTTAAATGAAAAAGAAGATGAAGTAGAAGAATCAATTGATGATTTAGGGAAAGAAAAAGAAGATGAAGGGTCAATTGAGAATTCAGAGAAAGAAACTGAGGATGAAGTAGAGGCAGAAGATGGAGATGTAGAATTAATTATTGATGAAGAAGGAGTTTATATTCAGTTGACACCTCCAGAAGGTAATGGAGAAGCGGTAAGTTTAATTGAAGTTGAAGAAATATTAGGGGCTAAGGAAATAGAGGATGTAAATTATGATAAAATTAGTGAAGCCTTAACTGAGGATATTTATGAACCAGTAAAGGTTGCACCTAGGAAGGAAGAGTTAGACCGAAATGCAGAAATAAGAGTAGATGTCAGTGCTGATGGAATGAAGGCTTACTTATCAACTAGTTTACCATTAGGTGGTAAGGAAGCTACTTTAACGAGAATAGAAGATACATTGGAAGAAGTAGGAGTAACTTATGGAATCAAGAATGAGAAGCTAAAAGAATTGGTTAATGATGAAGAAATTATTGATGAAGCAATAGAAAGAGTATTGGTTGCTGAAGGAGTAGAACCATTATTAGGAAAAGATGCAGAGGTTAATTTTAAGTTTAATATCAAAAGTGAAGAGAAGAAAGTACAAAAACTAGAAGATGGGTCAGTAGATTATCGTAATCTAAATAGAATTAACAATGTTAAACCTGGAGATATATTAGCAACTAAGAAACCGACAAAGCCAGGAACTCCAGGGACTACAGTAACTGGTAAAGATGTGAAACCAAAACCTCCCAAAGATAAAAAAATTCCATCGGGTAAGAATACTATTCTAAGTTCTGATGAACTTAATTTACAAGCAGAAATTGAAGGACAAGTATCCTATAATGGAGATAAAATAGAAGTTATGCCTGTCCATACTGTAAATGGAGACGTAGACTTATCTACAGGGAATATTAAATTTGTTGGAACAGTAGTAGTTGAAGGTGATGTTAGAGATGGAATGGAAATTAAGGCTAAAAATGATATAAATGTAAAAGGTAGCGTTCATGGTGCTAAATTAGAAGCTCAAGGTGAAATTCTAATTAAGAATGGATTTATAGGTAAAGACAAAGGAGAAATAAAGGCTGACGGAAATGTTCAAGTGCGCTTTATAGAAAATGGGAAATTAACTACTGAAAATGATCTAATAGTAACAGAAGCAATTATGCATAGTGATATCGATGCAGCCAGAATAATTAGGATAGAGAATAAAGGTTTAATTGTAGGAGGAATAGTTAGAGCAGGTAGAGAAATAGACGCTAAGGTAGTAGGGTCTAATTTAGCTACTAAAACTAAGATATTTGTAGGTATTACCCCAGCATTAAGAGATCAATATAATAATTTGATGAAGAAGTTAGAGGATTATCAAAAAGAATTAGATGAGGCTTTAAAGACAATTAAGTATCTTAAAAAACGTCAAAAAGAGGATGATGGAGAGTTATCGGAAAAGGAAAGAAATTTATTGAGTCAAAAGACTAGAACTAGATTTAAAGTAGCTAAAAATATAGAAGAGTTAAAGAAAGAAAAGATCAGCTTAGAAACTCGATTAGAAGAAGGTAAAAATGGTAAGATTAAAGTTCAAGATAAACTTTATTCAGGAGTAGAGATTACTATTGGTACAGAAGTTAAGAAAGTGACAAAACAATTATCTAATCTTCAATTTTATGTAGCAGATGGAGAGATTAAGAAAGGTTCTTATTCTTAA